The nucleotide window GGTATTTTCATTGTCAGCGTGCAGTTGCCTGACGCCAGCTCTTTGGCAAGAACGCAAAAAGTATTGGATAAACTCACAGATCAATTACAACAAGATAATCGAGTAGAAAGTATTACCTCTGCCGCAGGCTACAGTATCTTATCTGGTGCAGCGCAAAATAATGCTGGTGTTATGTTTATTGTTCTTAAACATTGGGATGAACGACCGGAGCGATCCGATATCGTCTTTGCCATAACCCAGAAGGTGAACTTCCTCGCATTTAAAGAGATACCTGAGGCGCAAGTGTTTGCTATTCCGCCTCCAGCGGTACCGGGTATGGGCGCCGTTGGTGGCCTTGAATTTATTCTTCAGGATAAACTCGGTGCATCAAATGCTGAAATGGCACGTGTGCTTAATATGTTTATTATTGAAGCGAACCAACATCCGGCACTAACCAATGTTTACAGTACGTATCGAGCCAATGTACCGCAGTACTTGGTGGATGTAGATCGTACCAAAGCAAAAACCTTAGGTATTAATCTTGATGAAGTATTTGTGACACTGCAATCGCAACTTGGCTCCTTTTATATCAATGACTTTAATAAGTTTGGCCAAACTTACAAAGTCATTATGCAAGCCAAGCCAGATAGTCGACAAAACATCAGCGATATTCGAAATCTGTATGTGCGTAACCAGCGTGGTGAGATGGTCTCTATGTCGACCATTGCTGATGTAGAAGATATTCACGGACCGGACATCAGTGAACGTTATAACTTATTTAATTCACTGAGTATTCGTGCCTCAGCAGCACCGGGTTACAGTTCAGGTGATGGTATCGCGGCGATGGAGCAGGTTGCCAAAGATATTCTGCCACAGAACTTCCAATATGAATGGACCGGCATGACCTATCAAGAGATTGAAGCGGGTAACATGGCGATTTACGCTTATGCGTTAGCGTTAGTGTTTATTTACCTGTTCTTGGTCGGCCAATATGAAAGTTGGTCGGTGCCTATTGCGATTATCTTGGTTGTACCACTAGCGCTGCTTGGTGCGATAGGGGCGCTCAATGCCGTCGGCTTGCCATTAAACTTGTTTGCACAAGTGGGCTTAATATTGCTCATAGGTATGGCGGCTAAGAATGCCATTTTGATTGTCGAATTTGCGAAGAATCTGCGTGAAGAAGGAGAGACCATTCATAATGCCGGTTATCAGGCGGGTATTCTCCGATTCCGTGCGGTATGTATGACAGGTGTATCTTTCATTGTTGGTATCATACCGCTAGTTATCGCCACAGGTGCTGGTATGTTTAGCCAAAAATCCCTTGGTTTTACCATCTTTGGTGGTATGACGATGGCCCTAGTGGTCGGTACGGTGATCATTCCTGTATGTTACGTTGTTGTACAAAGCGTTAGGGAAAAACTCAAAGGTGAGCAGACAAGCAAGTAAGCTTTAGTCGCTGTAATAGCGCCATATTGTCATTGACAATGTGGCGCTTTTTTATGTTTATCACTTATTTGATAGTCGCTATATTTACTTGCAGCAATCTTTGCGCTTTCATTAAGGTATTGATAGTTTGTATTTATGTCGACACGTTTGCTGCCTAACAAGCATAACAAAGACTGCTAACCGCGTTAGCACCATAGAAGCTTTATTAAAGCGCCAGGAGAGAAGATGCGATTTACGTTGTGGCTAATAGCGTGTGTATTGGTTTCGGCTTGTACCGTGCAACCAAACTCTAAAGACACTGTCGAACCGGAAAGCGAATCTTATCAACTCGATTACGGCTTCTATTCCTACACCTATGAGAAAATTGACAATTACCCCGCAGAAGCTGATTTGAATCTGCTGTTTCCGGCGATTCCCGGCTCTATTTTTGGTATGCCGTCACCAGAGTTGGTGCATATTAGCTCGGTCAATAATGATTTCACCTTTGAATTAACCTTACCCAATGACATGGATGCGCTCGCCTCAAGGTTGACAGGGGGAGCTTTAATGATCACCCCAGCAGATACTAAAGTACTGCGCTTGGGCACGTTTCATGTATTTCCATCAATGCGAGACAGCGTTGGTGGCGGTGGCTTTATTCACAAACCAAGCGGTGACTTTATGTTGCTGGTGTATTTCTCAAAATCAGCACATATAAGCGGCCAATTTGCGATTGGTAGAGACCAGTTTGAGCATGATATAAACATACCGGCGGCAGGTTGGCATTGGATCAAAATAGGCAAGCAGTCTGATTACAGTTATCGTCTATCGACGTTTGACGGTGACAGCGATCAAATCGAGTTCTTTGTGCTTGTTGAGAACGTATTTAATGTCTAATTGGCAGCAACACAAGGCGCAAATCTGTTGTTATGAATCATTATCGTAAAAAGCATTGGGCGCTTGTTATAGGCGCTGTGGCGATGCTAATTGGTGCGGTTTTTTTTGCGCTCAGTTGGTTTGTGTTTGACCACGATATGCCGGGCTATCGAATCGCACTATCACCTGGTATTTTGTTTATGAAGTTATTCACGGAAGAGCTAGATATGGGGCTTAAACTGGTGTTGCTGATGGCAGGCCAGTTTGTGATAACGGCAGCAGTGAGTTATTTACTGTTGTCTCTGTCGAATTGGTTTACTGACACTAAGAAAAGCTGATACTACGCTAACCTTTACGAGAATCGACAAAGTCTAGAACTGACAAAGACCATTAACGATAAAATCGATAATGGTCTTACTGACTATCTTTATTGCCTCTGTCGTTTTGCTAAAATACTCAGTGTTCTAGTTGTATTCGTCGACCGAAATAACTCTAGGTTCACCATTAATCAATTCGATAAGTCCTTCCATCCAAACGTATTTGTTTAGCTTTTTAGAACGGTAACGAATGATTATTTTGGCTTCTCTATTGCCTAAAAATTCAGAGGAAATGAAAGATACATCGGTACCGACTCGCGTCTTACTACGATGTCCTTTTTTAAGATAGTCAAGATACTCACCACGATCGTATTGCAATACGAAACCAAAACCGCTGGAACCTTGATTAACCGTAACTTGAACGTCATTAGACATAACGCTTTGTAGTAGGGTTTCATCTTCAGTGCGGTGAAAATCTATAAACTGTTGTGCTATATGATTAATACTGTCTTCGGTTAACTCATCTAAGGCAAACGCCTGAGATGGATAACTGACCATTATCATAAGCAATAAAACAAATTTTCTCATACCTAGCTCATTAAACGCATCCATTAGCACAAAGTGAATATCCATGTTCACTTCCCAAGTCACAGTATGGCGAGTGCTACTTAACTTCTCCGGTATCAGGGATGTATATTTTTGTTATCAATATATGCTTACATTAATAAAGATAACGTACTTTTTATTTAAAAAGCCAGTTTTATTTAAAATTTGCATAATTTATGCCCTTAAATTAACAAAAAATTAACGCCTTTGATTCTTTTTTCAACAAAATAGTGTTACTAATAAATTCAAGCGGTTACAGATTTAAACCTTGGCATTATCGAGGATGCTGCAAAATGCTCTGTGCGCTTAAGCGTTTTTTTGTGCAGGAAAAACAACAATTATGTCCATTTAATTGTTTGCTTACATAGGGTTACGGCCTGACATGTGAGTAAACAAACCTGAACTTTCAGGGTAACAATAATAAAGGTTCATTCTATGCAAATTGGCATTCCAAAGGAGTCACTCAAGGGTGAAAACCGAGTCGCTGTTTCCCCCGCATCTATTCAAGCACTGGCTAAGTTAGGGTTTGATGTTGTTGTCGAAAGCGGAGCCGGTGATAAAGCAAGTTTCAACGATACGGTATATGGCGAAGCTGGAGCGGGCATTGTTGATGCAAACGCAGCTTGGCAGGCGGATTTAGTATTGAAGGTGAATCCGCCTAACGATGCTGAAGTCGATATGCTCAAAGATGGCACCACTTTAGTTAGTTTTATAGCGCCAGCACAAAACGACGCATTACTCAGCAAATTAAAAGATAAACAGGTTGATACTCTGGCCATGGAAATGGTGCCGAGGATGACTCGCTCGCAATCCATGGATGCATTAAGCTCTATGGCAAATATTGCCGGCTACCGCGCGGTAGTCGAAGCAACCAACCATTTTGGTCGTTTTCTTACTGGCCAAATTACCGCCGCCGGTAAAATTCCACCGGCGAAAGTGATGATTATTGGCGCTGGTGTCGCAGGTCTTGCGGCGATAGGTACGGCAGGAAGTTTAGGAGCCATTGTTCGTGCTTTTGACACTCGACCTGAAGTAAAAGAGCAAATAGAAAGTATGGGTGCCGAATTCCTTGAACTCGATTACGAGGAAGAAGAGGACACCGGTGCAGGCGATGGCTATGCCAAAGAAATGAGCCAAGCCTTTATTGATGCTGAAATGGCATTGTTTCGTGAACAAGCGAAAGACGTTGATATTATCATCACAACAGCAATGATCCCTGGTCGTCCTGCACCTAAGTTGATTCTTGAAGACATGGTGTATTTGATGAAACCTGGTTCTGTTATTGTTGATTTAGCCGCACCCGGTGGCGGTAACTGTGAATTGACCAAACCCGGTGAAATGATAGAAATAAACCAAGTGAAAATCATTGGTTATACCGACTTTGTGTCTCGCTTACCGAATCAATCCAGTCAATTGTATGCCAATAACTTAGTCAATTTGATGAAGTTATTATGTAAGGACAAAGACGGCAATATCGACATCGATTTTGACGATCAGGTGTTACGCAATATGACCGTGGTAAAAGACGGCGAAGTTACCTTTCCACCACCGCCTATTCAAGTTTCAGCCGCGCCGCCTGTGGTAAAACCCGAACTGGTAAAAGAGGTTGTTGAGCAACCAAGTAAACCTGGTGTTGGCAAATACCTTGCTATGTTGCTAGGTGCCGTTGGTTTTACCTGGGTCGCAAACGTCGCTCCGGCGGAGTTTTTATCGCACTTTACGGTGTTTGTTCTCGCTTGTGTGGTCGGCTATCACTTGGTTTGGAACGTTACCCACGCACTCCATACGCCATTAATGAGTGTCACCAATGCCATTTCCGGCATTATTATTGTCGGCGCATTATTGCAAGTCAGCAGTGACAATCTACTGGTGCAAATACTGGCTGGGGTGGCGGTGTTAATTGCCACCATCAATATAGCCGGTGGATTTTTTGTCACCAAGCGTATGTTGAAAATGTTTCGTAAAGAGGGGTAATGACGATGTCTGAAGGAATTATCAGTGCAGCGTATATCATTGCCGCTGTATTATTTATTTTATCGCTTGCTGGTTTAAGCAAGCAGGAAACTGCCGAAGCAGGTAACTGGTACGGTATTATCGGTATGACCATCGCTCTGGTTGCGACCATTGCTGCACCGCAGGTCAGTGGTGTGGCCATTATCATTGTTTGTATGGTGATAGGTGGCGCTATCGGTTTGCACTTTGCCAAAAAGGTTGAGATGACCGAAATGCCGGAATTGGTCGCCATTTTGCACAGCTTTGTTGGCCTAGCTGCGGTATTTGTTGGCTTTAATAGCTTTTTAGAGCATGACCCGTTGATGATAGGCGCAAGTTTAACCATTCATAATGTTGAAGTGTTTTTAGGCGTGTTTATTGGTGCGGTAACCTTTACCGGCTCTGTCGTCGCGTTTGCGAAATTGCGTGGTCTTGTAAACAGCGCGGCGTTAATGCTTCCACATCGCCATAAGTTAAACCTTGCCATGGTGTTATTTTCTATATACCTGATGGTTGAGTTTGTTGGCGGCGGCGGTATCGCTTTCCCACTTATCGTCATGACGTTAATCGCCTTTGTGTTTGGTTATCATTTGGTCGCATCTATTGGCGGTGCGGACATGCCGGTTGTCGTCTCCATGCTTAATTCGTACTCGGGTTGGGCCGCCGCATCGGCGGGCTTTATGCTAGGTAATGACTTATTGATTATTACCGGCGCATTGGTGGGCAGCTCAGGTGCTATTCTGTCTTACATCATGTGTAAAGCCATGAATCGCTCATTTATTAGCGTGATTGCTGGCGGTTTCGGAACCGATGTTCAAACCAGCAGCGATGTCGATTACGGTGAGCACAGAGAGATCAGTGCTGAAGCAACCGCTGAATTATTATCGCAGGCCAAATCTGTGATCATCACGCCGGGTTATGGCATGGCTGTGGCACAAGCGCAGTATCCTGTATATGAAATTACCCAAGCTCTGCAGCAAAAGGGCATTAAAGTTCGCTTTGCGATTCATCCGGTGGCTGGTCGTTTACCGGGGCATATGAACGTACTGTTGGCTGAGGCTAAAGTACCTTACGACATTGTCTTGGGTATGGAAGAAATTAACGATGATTTCGCCGACACTGACGTGGTATTGGTTATTGGTGCTAACGATACGGTAAACCCCGCGGCGGCTGAAGACCCAACCAGTCCGATAGCCGGGATGCCAGTATGTGAAGTGTGGCACGCAAAGCAAGTTATTGTCTTTAAGCGTTCGATGAATACCGGCTATGCTGGTGTACAAAACCCACTGTTCTTTAAAGAAAATACCGACATGTTATTTGGCGATGCTAAAGACAGTGTCGAGAAAATTTCTAAAGCACTGTAGCAGTAGGTGTCGCTACCCACTGCAATAGGTGCGAGTATTTAATAAAACAATCCCCAACAGATTCATTCTGTTGGGGATTGTTTTTATCTCTTGCCAGTTTATAATCCTTGTACTTATCGCTAATTCATGTCGCATATTGTTGTCTACATTACCTGCTACACAATCACCGCAATCGCAAACTGATCTTAATGGCAGCATTGGCATTTTTGACTCAGGTGTTGGCGGTTTATCCATTTATCAAGGTGTCAAAGACTTACTTATCAATGAGCGAGTGGTGTATGTCGGTGATATGGCGCATTCTCCTTATGGGGAAAAGTCCGCTGAGTTTATTCTTCAGCGCTGCCATAAGATTTGCCAGTATTTACAACAACAAGGGGTAAAAGCCATTGTTGTCGCCTGTAATACCGCAACCGTGTCAGTGATAGACAGTTTGCGAGCACAATTTAGTCTGCCTATTATCGGGGTGGAGCCAGCGGTAAAGCCTGCGGCTATGCACAGTAAAACCGGTCACGTTGGCGTGTTTGCTACGCGGGCGACATTAGCCAGTCGTAGTTTCAATCAATTGATGGCAGACCTTAGCCAATTCGCTTGTTTTCATACCGTAGCTTGTCGCGGTTTGGTTGAAGCGATCGAAACCATGCCACATGACGACAATCACATTCAGCGACTGTTAAACGATTTTAGCGCACAGGTATTATCACATAACATTGATGCTCTGGTGTTAGGGTGTACTCACTATCCATTTATCAAACATCAACTGCGCCACATATTACCAGAGCACATCGATATTTATGATACCGCACAGGCAGTAGCACGACAGTTACAACGTCGATTGCAACAAGTCGACGGCTTAGCGCCACAAACACATTCGCTTGAAGATGTGTTCTTAACCAGCGGCGATGCGGCCTTTGGCGAACAGATATTCTCAACGCTATTAAATAAATCAACTAAAGTTAAACAATTAATTATCTAACCAATTAATGATCTAACCTATTAATGATCTAACTTGGGGTAGGGACAGAGGCTATGAAAATAGACAAAAATACCGTCGTACAATTTCACTATGTGCTTAAGAATGAACAAGGTGAGGTCATTGAAGACTCAAATAAAAGTGAGGCGATTGCCATTTTGATGGGCCACCGCAATATGATCAAAGGTGTTGAAAACGCCTTGTTAGGTAAGCAAGCTGGCGAAAGCTTTAGTGTCACCGTAGCGCCGGAAGATGCCTATGGTGAGTATATTGACGGCGCTGAGCAACGAGTACCAGCCAAACATTTACAAGGTGCCAAGAAGTGGAAACCTGGTATGGTGGCGGTGGTCGAAACAGACCAGGGTCAACGTCAAGTCACGGTGTTAAAAGTAGGCCGTTTTATGATTACCGTCGACACAAACCACCCGTATGCTGGTCAATCGTTGAGTTTTGATATTGACGTGCTAGATGTTAGAGCAGCAGATGAGAGTGAAATATCTCACGGCCACGCTCATGGCATAGGCGGACATCAGCACTAGCATACAAACAAAGGGTTGGTAATGCGGCTTGAAGGACTGAGCTATAGCCTATTTAAAAGCTGTATTGCAGGCCAATTTCGGCACTGACCGGGGTAAAGTCGATAGTGTCGAGACGCACTGAAGCAGAATTTTGCTCTAAATCGGTGAGCTCTAAATTGGTATATTTTAGCTCGGCCAACAACGATAAGTTTTCGCTCATGCGAAAATCCATACCCGCCATTATCGAAAAGGCAATGTCAGAGTCATTTTCTAAGGTAATCGAGTCATTGTCGTTTTCGATGTCCAGTTCTGTATCGGTTGTCGTACCTATACCAATGCCAAGATATGGACGCATATTGCCTTTAAATTGCACATGCCAATAGGCATTCAGCGAAATCACAGAAACACTAAAGTTAGCATCTAGTTTAGGGTCGTCTAGGGTGTCGAATTCATCAAAGGTGACATCAGCATCACTGTCGAAGTAGCTGTAACTGAGTTCTAAAGAGACATTATCAGAGACAAAATAACCGATACCTAAACCGGCAACATAGCCTGTGTCGGGCTCAATTGGAATTTTATCTTCTAAGTCGATTGATGCCTCGCCCTCGGCATCGGTGTCATCAATGTAGGTAATGCCTATTTTCGGTTTTAAGTACCAGTCGCCTTGTGATGAAAGCGCTTGAAAGCTTAAAAAGATCAGCATTATAAATACGAAAACTTTGAGAAATACGGCACTGGCTGTTTTCATTGTTATGCATCCTTGAACTTAGACGACTGAGTTTGTTAGGCTGTTATGTTAATAATAGTTCAATAAGATGGAATAGAGTAATTATTCCCCCTGCAACTTTGGAGAAATCCTGCAATGCCAATTAACAATAAAAAACTGCTGGCGCTATTCGCTTTAATGCCATTATCAACAATGGCCGCCGATTATAAGATACTGCATGCTGGTAAGGTATTACCTGTGCCAGGGAAAACGGTGTTAAGTCAGCAATCGATTGTCATAAAGGACAATCAAATTGACGCTATACTGCCTGGATACATCACCAAGTCAGAAGTCGATAAAGATGCCGAAGTTATTGACTTAAAAGATAAATTTATTATGCCTGGGCTTATGGATATGCACGTGCACATTCAATTTGAATTAGGCCCAAATAACGATAGCGAAACCTTGAAATTGTCTGCCGAAGATGTTGCTATGCGCAGTGTTTATTTTGCTGAGAAAACCTTGCAATCAGGGTTCACAACGGTACGCGATCTTGGTGCTAACCCACAACCGCTATATGCGTTACGTGATGGCATAAACAAAGGTTGGGTAGAAGGCCCACGTATTGTCGCCTCAGGTGGTGTATCGGTGACGGGGGGGCATGGTGATGTCGATGGCATGCGTCATGATTTGTTAGAAAAATACACCAGCAAGACCATCTGTGACGGTCCGTACGATTGCCGAGGGGCAACGCGCAATGCCATTAAGTATGGTGCTGACGTTATCAAGATTACCTCAACGGGTGGTGTCTTGTCCGATACCAATACCGGAACCGGACAACAAATGGCTGACGATGAAATCAAAGAAATTGTTGATGCCGCTCACGCGCTCGGTCGCAAAGTTGCTAGTCATGCCCATGCCGCAGCTGGTATCAATGCTGCGTTGCGTGCAGGTGTTGATTCAATTGAACATGGTAGCTATGCCGACGAAGACTCTATTCAGCTATTCAAATACTCAGGGGCGTATTTAGTACCTACTTTATTGGCGGGCGACACCGTATTAAAAATGGCAGAGACCAGTGACTTTATGTCTGATGCCATTAGAGCCAAAGCCCGTAGGGTCGGCGCCGATATGATTGCCAACTTTTCTCGTGCTTATGAGAATGGTGTAAACATTGCTTTTGGTACCGATTCTGGCGTGTCCTCGCATGGCAATAATGCCTATGAAGCGGTGCTTATGTATAACGCCGGTATGGCGCCTATGGATATTTTGAAATCGGCGACAATAAATGCCGCTGACTTAATCGATAAAAGCAGCCAGCTGGGCACGTTAGAGCAAGGTAAATTTGCCGATATCATTGCCATGGATGATAACCCACTAAAAGATATCAGTGCTTTGCAACGTGTTAGCTTTGTGATGAAAGATGGCAAAGTGTTCAAACACAACCTTTAAACTCGAGTTTGTTGACAGCCTAACAAAGGTTGATAAACAACAGTGGCAGGCTTTGTTTGCGGACAATCCGTTCTGCCACTGCGAGTTTTTATTGTCCCTTGAGCAACATTGTTTAGGTCAAGGTAGCGGATGGTATCCACAACATATCTTAGTCTTTGATGGTAGCGACATTGTCGCTGCCATGCCTGGTTACATCAAAACGCACTCCTATGGCGAATACATGTTTGATTGGAACTGGGCTGACGCCTATCAACAAACTGGTCAAGACTATTACCCTAAGTACATCAGTGCTATTCCATTTACGCCGGTAAGCAGCCGTCGCATCGCCATTGCGGCAAGTCATCAGCAGCACAGCGAGCAAATCATTTCGGCGGTTATTAAGGGCTGCCAATATCTGCAAGACAAATTGCAACTATCCAATAGCCAGTGGTTGTATATTGATAAGCCAACCTCCGACATATTGGCAACGACTTGCCCGCAACGTATTGATTTGCATTACCTTTGGCATAATCGAAATTATCAGGACTTTGACGGCTTCCTAGCGCAGCTCACTTCACGTAAACGCAAAAACATCAAAAAAGAACGGGCTAAAATCGCTCAGCAACATTTCACCTTTCAATGGTTAGATGGGGCGCAAATCAATGATGACCTTTGGCAGCAGTTTTATCGTTTTTACGTCAATACCTACCGTTATCGCTCAGGTCACGATGGCTATTTAAATCTACCTTTCTTTCAAAGCTTATCGACCGTGTTACGTCAACATGTGCGCTTGTTGATGGTCGCAGATCAAACCGGTGAGTTCGTCGCAGGGGCCTTATTTGTTGTCAGTGATGATACCTTGTATGGCCGCTATTGGGGCTGTGAGGCAGGGGATGATTTTCTGCACTTTGAAGTCTGTTATTACCAAGGCATTGAATACGCCATTAAGCACCAGCTAGCGTTTTTCGATGCCGGTGTTCAAGGCGAACATAAATTAATCCGCGGTTTTGAACCGAAATTAAGTTATGGCAATTATTTATTTACACAGCAGCCGTTTGCTGCGGCAATAACAGAGCACCTAAGCCAACAAAATCGTCATATACAAATGGCACTCGAGCGCGCTAAACAATATTTACCGTATCGCAAGGACGGTTAACGCTGTGCTTAATCAAGCACCTTCTTCGACTTTCGCTTAAGCACGCCTGTGGTCATGCCGACACCGGCAAGAATCAACACCGCGCCGATAAGCATTGACATGGTCAATTGCTCATCTAGGAAAATCATTCCCCAGAAAACACCAAATACCGGAATAAGGTAGGCCACCGAGATGCTTTTATCTGGGCCAACTTCTTTGATCAAATAAAAATAGATGATATAGGCAAGGGCGGTGCAAATCGCGCCAAGTACTATGGTGGCGACTATCGCTTGTTCACTTATCGCCTGCTCGGGCATGAAAAAGGGCAAAATCGGTAAATACACCAATGCCGCAAAAAACTGGCTGCCAACGGCGACCGACATAGAGTTTACCTTACTAAGGTATTTTCCGGTATAACAGGCAGCAAAACCGTAATTAAGGCCGGCAATTAATCCGGCAAAAATAGCGATGGCGGTGGCATCAATGGCAAAATCACCTTTGCCGGCGAATAAGGTCAAAATACCAATAAAGCCCAACATCAGACCGGTCGTCTTGTTGATGGTCAGTCGTTGTTTTAACCAAACAAAGCCGACCAAAGCGGCAAAGATAGGCGCGGTGGCATTTAAAATAGAGGTTAAGCCAGCGGATAAAGTTAACGTGGCGTAAGCCAATAACACAAACGGTATGGCAGTATTGGTCATACCGACAATGAATATACCTTGCCAATGCCGACGTAAATCGGCAAAACCGCGTCGAAACAATAAAAATGGTAATAACGTGGCAAAACCGATCAGTGCTCGAAAACCAATCAATGCAATCGGGCCCATTTCAGGCGTTGCAACCCTCATAAACATAAAGGAAGCGCCCCATATGGCGGCCAGTAGTATCAACAGCAATGTTTGATTGAGAGTCATGAAAACGTCATTATGGTGATGTTATGGTGTCATCATTGGCAAGCACTGGTCACTATAAAGTGATACCTGCATTGACCAAGGATAAAACGTTAGGGTGGGGATATTATAGAGTCTAGGTTAGGTTTGTAAGCAACAATTTTGATTTATTAGGCCTGTACACAACATTATTTACATTTTGCCTATTGAAAAAACACCTCAAGCACCTATATCATCGCCGAGCATTATGCATTTTCACAATCAATTAAATTCACACTCAATTAAATTCAATTACGATAAACAAAGTTAACTCATGGTCATTAGTCTTTCCCTTTTACAAACCAAACTAAAACGCATTGATTCGAGCAAGTTGTTTCAAGGTATTGTCATTTCCGTCATTGTATTGTCTGCATTATTGATTGGTGCCAAAACTCATGACCTACCAAGCCAAGTCATTTCATTTTTACTGATTCTGGATATGGCGATTACGGTATTCTTTGCTATCGAAATCGTTATTCGTTATTTAGCAACGGACTCAAATAAAGAGTTTTTTAAGAATGGCTGGAACATCTTCGATACATTGATTGTTATTGGCAGCTTAATTCCCGCCGGTGGTTCTGGTGTGCTGTTGGCGCGTTTACTTCGAGTGTTCCGTGTGTTGCGCTTGGTATCGATGATCCCTGAATTAAGATCCTTGATAAACGCACTGCTTAAAGCCATCCCAAAAATGGGCTACATCGCCTTATTAATGTTCGTAATCTTTTATATTTATGCGGCGATTGGCAGCATCATGTTTGCCAGTATTAATGACGTGCTGTGGGGTGACGTTAGCATCGCGCTGCTTACCTTGTTTCGGGTTGCCACTTTTGAAGATTGGACCGACGTTATGTACGAAACAATGGAAGTGTACCCGCTAAGTTGGATTTTCTATATTAGCTTTATCTTTTTCACTGCGTTTATTTTTCTTAATATGATGGTGGGGACGATTCTAGAAGTAATGGCAGAAGAGCACGAGTTAGAAAGGGCTCGCGCACACGGCGAAAGTGGCGATGGCGGAGAACCTGCCTCCCGTGCACAAATTGAACAGTTACAGAACCAAATCAGTGACTTACAAAAATTAATAACAGAAAAGCACAATTGATTTATATCATTTTACATTAACAACCA belongs to Thalassotalea sp. HSM 43 and includes:
- the murI gene encoding glutamate racemase; the encoded protein is MSTLPATQSPQSQTDLNGSIGIFDSGVGGLSIYQGVKDLLINERVVYVGDMAHSPYGEKSAEFILQRCHKICQYLQQQGVKAIVVACNTATVSVIDSLRAQFSLPIIGVEPAVKPAAMHSKTGHVGVFATRATLASRSFNQLMADLSQFACFHTVACRGLVEAIETMPHDDNHIQRLLNDFSAQVLSHNIDALVLGCTHYPFIKHQLRHILPEHIDIYDTAQAVARQLQRRLQQVDGLAPQTHSLEDVFLTSGDAAFGEQIFSTLLNKSTKVKQLII
- a CDS encoding porin family protein: MKTASAVFLKVFVFIMLIFLSFQALSSQGDWYLKPKIGITYIDDTDAEGEASIDLEDKIPIEPDTGYVAGLGIGYFVSDNVSLELSYSYFDSDADVTFDEFDTLDDPKLDANFSVSVISLNAYWHVQFKGNMRPYLGIGIGTTTDTELDIENDNDSITLENDSDIAFSIMAGMDFRMSENLSLLAELKYTNLELTDLEQNSASVRLDTIDFTPVSAEIGLQYSF
- a CDS encoding FKBP-type peptidyl-prolyl cis-trans isomerase, whose translation is MKIDKNTVVQFHYVLKNEQGEVIEDSNKSEAIAILMGHRNMIKGVENALLGKQAGESFSVTVAPEDAYGEYIDGAEQRVPAKHLQGAKKWKPGMVAVVETDQGQRQVTVLKVGRFMITVDTNHPYAGQSLSFDIDVLDVRAADESEISHGHAHGIGGHQH
- the pntB gene encoding Re/Si-specific NAD(P)(+) transhydrogenase subunit beta — its product is MSEGIISAAYIIAAVLFILSLAGLSKQETAEAGNWYGIIGMTIALVATIAAPQVSGVAIIIVCMVIGGAIGLHFAKKVEMTEMPELVAILHSFVGLAAVFVGFNSFLEHDPLMIGASLTIHNVEVFLGVFIGAVTFTGSVVAFAKLRGLVNSAALMLPHRHKLNLAMVLFSIYLMVEFVGGGGIAFPLIVMTLIAFVFGYHLVASIGGADMPVVVSMLNSYSGWAAASAGFMLGNDLLIITGALVGSSGAILSYIMCKAMNRSFISVIAGGFGTDVQTSSDVDYGEHREISAEATAELLSQAKSVIITPGYGMAVAQAQYPVYEITQALQQKGIKVRFAIHPVAGRLPGHMNVLLAEAKVPYDIVLGMEEINDDFADTDVVLVIGANDTVNPAAAEDPTSPIAGMPVCEVWHAKQVIVFKRSMNTGYAGVQNPLFFKENTDMLFGDAKDSVEKISKAL
- a CDS encoding Re/Si-specific NAD(P)(+) transhydrogenase subunit alpha, coding for MQIGIPKESLKGENRVAVSPASIQALAKLGFDVVVESGAGDKASFNDTVYGEAGAGIVDANAAWQADLVLKVNPPNDAEVDMLKDGTTLVSFIAPAQNDALLSKLKDKQVDTLAMEMVPRMTRSQSMDALSSMANIAGYRAVVEATNHFGRFLTGQITAAGKIPPAKVMIIGAGVAGLAAIGTAGSLGAIVRAFDTRPEVKEQIESMGAEFLELDYEEEEDTGAGDGYAKEMSQAFIDAEMALFREQAKDVDIIITTAMIPGRPAPKLILEDMVYLMKPGSVIVDLAAPGGGNCELTKPGEMIEINQVKIIGYTDFVSRLPNQSSQLYANNLVNLMKLLCKDKDGNIDIDFDDQVLRNMTVVKDGEVTFPPPPIQVSAAPPVVKPELVKEVVEQPSKPGVGKYLAMLLGAVGFTWVANVAPAEFLSHFTVFVLACVVGYHLVWNVTHALHTPLMSVTNAISGIIIVGALLQVSSDNLLVQILAGVAVLIATINIAGGFFVTKRMLKMFRKEG
- a CDS encoding metal-dependent hydrolase family protein, translated to MPINNKKLLALFALMPLSTMAADYKILHAGKVLPVPGKTVLSQQSIVIKDNQIDAILPGYITKSEVDKDAEVIDLKDKFIMPGLMDMHVHIQFELGPNNDSETLKLSAEDVAMRSVYFAEKTLQSGFTTVRDLGANPQPLYALRDGINKGWVEGPRIVASGGVSVTGGHGDVDGMRHDLLEKYTSKTICDGPYDCRGATRNAIKYGADVIKITSTGGVLSDTNTGTGQQMADDEIKEIVDAAHALGRKVASHAHAAAGINAALRAGVDSIEHGSYADEDSIQLFKYSGAYLVPTLLAGDTVLKMAETSDFMSDAIRAKARRVGADMIANFSRAYENGVNIAFGTDSGVSSHGNNAYEAVLMYNAGMAPMDILKSATINAADLIDKSSQLGTLEQGKFADIIAMDDNPLKDISALQRVSFVMKDGKVFKHNL